From one Streptomyces sp. SCSIO 30461 genomic stretch:
- a CDS encoding SCO2522 family protein: MSDTVFRETTAEPRTQSVPLSHVSLELGHLYMEDFEAGPERLSEHFSQVRPWADAVRGMAAGTGKRARVSTCFLIDDYFTRFSTPAELVPVLLAEAERHGLTIDYLARESGCAVADGIGIAEVVEHRLVESPPPGSDGSRPPVREIGWLANGERTPGVESLEAMANVPSWRPPSETAARRHSVFMDVELWDDLDQRRTWSCPFLAAVWQLTRMGLLRYRGEPVLRPKSWPGKDFPHSWDDLPPLIQLNVSAAPFCAYRTYSVLPSRFLPVEHAVRVILGQVEVDPVAFGQIAERSAREGVSVPDGVADRAGYVFYPGP, encoded by the coding sequence GTGAGCGATACCGTCTTCCGCGAGACCACCGCGGAGCCCCGTACCCAGTCCGTACCGCTGTCCCATGTCTCCCTGGAACTGGGCCACCTGTACATGGAGGACTTCGAAGCGGGTCCCGAGAGGCTGAGCGAGCACTTCTCGCAGGTACGGCCCTGGGCCGACGCGGTGCGCGGAATGGCGGCCGGAACCGGCAAGCGGGCCCGGGTGAGTACCTGCTTCCTCATCGACGACTACTTCACCCGATTCTCCACCCCGGCGGAGCTCGTACCCGTGCTGCTGGCCGAGGCAGAACGCCATGGGCTGACCATCGACTACCTGGCCCGGGAATCCGGCTGCGCGGTGGCCGACGGCATCGGCATCGCCGAAGTGGTGGAACACCGGCTGGTCGAGTCGCCCCCGCCGGGCAGTGACGGCTCCCGCCCCCCGGTCAGGGAGATAGGCTGGCTCGCCAACGGCGAACGTACTCCGGGGGTGGAATCCCTGGAAGCCATGGCCAACGTGCCGTCGTGGCGCCCGCCCAGCGAGACCGCGGCCCGGCGCCACTCGGTCTTCATGGACGTCGAGCTCTGGGACGACCTCGACCAGCGCCGCACCTGGTCCTGCCCCTTCCTCGCCGCCGTCTGGCAGCTGACCAGGATGGGACTGCTGCGCTACCGGGGCGAACCGGTGCTGCGCCCCAAGTCCTGGCCCGGCAAGGACTTCCCGCACAGTTGGGACGATCTGCCGCCGCTGATCCAGCTCAACGTGTCCGCCGCGCCCTTCTGCGCCTACCGCACCTACTCCGTGCTGCCGTCCCGCTTCCTACCCGTGGAGCACGCCGTGCGGGTCATCCTGGGGCAGGTCGAGGTGGACCCGGTCGCATTCGGCCAGATCGCCGAGCGCTCAGCCCGCGAGGGGGTGTCGGTGCCCGACGGTGTCGCGGACCGGGCCGGATACGTCTTCTACCCGGGCCCCTGA
- a CDS encoding SCO2523 family variant P-loop protein, translated as MLVFAASDKGGTGRSVTSANLAYRRAIAGDNVCYLDFDFGSPTAAAVFDVPTALRGIEHGGLHSYLTGKIPEPVRIDVWAETEHDVLRHRPTGSGDLTLLPGDLSGGEFAVTKDVLRRCIDLFLTLNSEYDLVVVDLSAGRSYAVDMALDATSQMRKVKARWLVYHRWTRQHVIAAAGLVFGQRGIVSGGVARGHDEEQLRGAIRFVRAAVPDPESPLWSQVPPAQSAWMRMCDQDLNELAGDLDIGFTKVLGSVPLEPVLQWREQLITDEDVLASRIANMETWQALEELAAKLIDEESWGQQ; from the coding sequence GTGCTCGTCTTCGCGGCCTCCGACAAGGGAGGCACCGGCCGCTCCGTCACCAGTGCCAATCTCGCCTACCGGCGCGCCATCGCCGGGGACAATGTCTGCTACCTCGACTTCGACTTCGGATCACCCACCGCCGCGGCCGTCTTCGACGTCCCCACCGCCCTGCGGGGAATCGAGCACGGTGGGCTCCACTCCTACCTCACGGGCAAGATCCCCGAGCCGGTGCGGATCGACGTATGGGCCGAGACCGAGCATGACGTACTGCGCCACCGACCCACCGGTTCCGGCGACCTCACCCTGCTGCCGGGCGATCTCAGCGGCGGGGAGTTCGCCGTCACCAAGGACGTGCTGCGCCGCTGCATCGACCTCTTCCTCACCCTGAACAGCGAGTACGACCTGGTCGTGGTGGACCTCAGCGCCGGGCGCAGCTACGCCGTGGACATGGCCCTGGACGCCACCTCCCAGATGCGCAAGGTCAAGGCTCGATGGTTGGTCTACCACCGCTGGACCAGGCAGCATGTCATCGCCGCCGCAGGCCTGGTCTTCGGCCAGCGAGGGATCGTCTCGGGAGGAGTCGCTCGCGGGCATGACGAGGAGCAACTGCGTGGCGCCATCCGCTTCGTACGGGCTGCGGTCCCCGACCCCGAGTCACCCCTGTGGTCCCAGGTGCCGCCCGCCCAGTCCGCCTGGATGCGCATGTGCGACCAGGACCTCAACGAACTCGCCGGTGATCTCGACATCGGCTTCACCAAGGTGCTCGGCTCGGTCCCGCTGGAGCCCGTGCTCCAGTGGCGCGAGCAGCTGATCACCGACGAGGACGTGCTGGCCAGCCGGATCGCCAACATGGAGACCTGGCAGGCGCTGGAGGAACTCGCCGCGAAGCTCATCGACGAAGAGTCCTGGGGGCAGCAGTGA
- a CDS encoding SCO2524 family protein encodes MQIKPRQQLLDIWRAIARHSFQDGEWDWGEWGGRSSVADAERLLCLMYPATEIPAFRLDDPDTTDRDVQDALKDVGGRLEIPGKLLTALVEFMRTHTSGDKQPSFAGGHYYASGDAERELTKEQRELGVVDSFSMSITLSLATLGFLKVYLSKPRRAEVRALADELRSATEARLTAAMVSLLRSFTINVFDADAPQGRTLCRLIGQDQVSDRIVIQQFQRRFKSLRAVLRDQFVLGVDIADGLNDENQLFECGWAWGLVQDAPVVDTSEPIGPQPSGVAKPIPYLYFTVVALDGIQDLFSERTLTLGLLNQEQQRLAEALRLRWEITQQYWSAIARFGEGPWPLEDIPWRTTGQRLESEYFSLCVAAILVYDLIRRRATDDDLTRTVTIMERLAERGRVTSRMTQRDRAITLHNPGIELPLQGSETLGPPMQWNMTDFSAQLLKRTIQLCALSRNVSSHDRLLRLGERIFDHVWQRRLRVGEGAGLWDNVRSVYPDSPERIGPLSWNITERVTECMVAARQLYTQSPIRSADLSVLAGDLLSEATHLLGSEQLEPTSVAEGSRGITLKGIEVKLRRAREIIEEQPGTAYALTIEVLGQLDTLALARHTASRGV; translated from the coding sequence ATGCAGATCAAGCCACGCCAGCAACTGCTCGATATCTGGCGGGCCATTGCGCGCCACTCGTTCCAGGACGGTGAATGGGACTGGGGTGAATGGGGTGGGCGCAGCAGTGTCGCGGACGCCGAGCGCCTGCTCTGCCTGATGTATCCCGCTACCGAGATCCCGGCGTTCCGCCTGGATGATCCGGACACAACGGACCGCGACGTACAGGACGCGCTCAAGGACGTCGGCGGCCGACTGGAGATCCCCGGAAAGCTCCTGACGGCGCTCGTGGAATTCATGCGCACCCACACATCGGGTGACAAGCAACCCAGTTTCGCGGGTGGCCACTACTATGCGTCCGGTGATGCCGAGCGTGAACTCACCAAAGAACAAAGGGAGTTGGGAGTAGTCGACTCCTTCTCCATGTCGATCACGCTGTCCCTCGCCACCCTCGGCTTCCTCAAGGTCTACCTCAGTAAACCCCGGCGTGCCGAAGTGCGGGCGCTCGCCGATGAACTCAGATCGGCCACCGAGGCACGGCTCACCGCCGCGATGGTCAGCCTGCTGCGCTCCTTCACCATCAATGTCTTCGACGCCGACGCTCCACAGGGCCGCACACTCTGCCGGCTCATCGGTCAGGACCAGGTCTCGGACCGGATCGTCATCCAGCAGTTCCAGCGCCGCTTCAAGTCCCTGCGCGCCGTCCTGCGCGACCAGTTCGTGCTCGGTGTCGACATCGCCGACGGCCTCAACGACGAGAACCAGCTCTTCGAGTGCGGCTGGGCATGGGGCCTGGTGCAGGATGCGCCCGTCGTGGACACCAGCGAGCCGATCGGCCCGCAGCCCTCGGGTGTCGCCAAGCCCATCCCGTACCTCTACTTCACCGTGGTCGCCCTCGACGGCATCCAGGACCTCTTCTCCGAGCGCACCCTCACCCTCGGCCTGCTCAACCAGGAACAGCAGCGGCTCGCCGAGGCCCTGAGACTGCGGTGGGAGATCACTCAGCAGTACTGGTCGGCCATCGCCCGCTTCGGAGAAGGCCCCTGGCCGCTGGAGGACATCCCCTGGCGCACCACGGGACAGCGGCTGGAATCGGAGTACTTCTCGCTCTGTGTGGCCGCCATCCTCGTGTACGACCTGATCCGCAGGCGCGCCACGGACGACGACCTGACCCGCACCGTCACGATCATGGAACGCCTCGCCGAGCGGGGCCGCGTCACCAGCCGGATGACCCAGCGGGACCGGGCGATCACGCTCCACAACCCCGGCATCGAACTGCCCCTGCAAGGCAGCGAGACCCTCGGGCCGCCCATGCAGTGGAACATGACCGACTTCTCCGCGCAGCTGCTCAAGCGCACCATCCAGTTGTGCGCCCTGTCCCGGAACGTGTCCTCGCACGACCGCCTGCTACGGCTGGGTGAACGTATCTTCGACCATGTGTGGCAGCGTCGGCTGCGGGTCGGAGAAGGCGCAGGTCTCTGGGACAACGTCCGCTCCGTCTACCCCGATTCACCGGAGCGCATCGGGCCGCTCTCCTGGAACATCACCGAGCGTGTCACCGAGTGCATGGTCGCCGCGCGCCAGCTCTACACCCAGTCGCCGATCCGCAGCGCCGACCTCTCCGTACTCGCCGGTGATCTGCTCAGCGAAGCCACCCACCTCCTCGGCAGCGAACAGCTGGAACCGACTTCGGTCGCCGAAGGCTCCCGAGGCATCACACTGAAGGGCATCGAGGTCAAACTGCGGCGGGCCCGCGAGATCATCGAAGAACAGCCGGGCACGGCCTACGCGTTGACCATCGAGGTACTCGGCCAGCTGGACACCCTGGCGCTGGCCAGGCACACCGCTTCCAGAGGAGTGTGA
- a CDS encoding SCO2525 family SAM-dependent methyltransferase produces MRDLTVFFHYHWKMVLKPTDRPEIRESGKAELNDEANWNSFDSDAYVDHNYRELRPDDEQIIRIVRDYFCEHFQRNPERPDSGIDVGSGANLYPALTLLPWCGVMTLFERAETNVQWLERQIPRYDANWDAFWDVLSERRPYAAVDDPRPALRLAAHVKQGNLFHLPERRWGIGTMFFVAESMSTSIEEFREGVQRFAECLTPGAPYAAAFMEGSQGYSVGDEFFPACSVDANDVRDSLAPFTEGDVQVSSIGIPGDPLRVGYEGMIVACGKRNSA; encoded by the coding sequence GTGCGGGACCTGACGGTGTTTTTCCATTACCATTGGAAGATGGTTCTGAAACCGACTGACCGTCCGGAGATCCGCGAGTCCGGGAAAGCGGAGCTCAACGACGAGGCCAACTGGAACTCGTTCGACTCCGACGCGTATGTTGATCATAACTATCGTGAGCTGCGTCCCGATGACGAGCAGATCATTCGTATCGTCCGCGATTACTTCTGTGAGCACTTCCAGCGAAACCCGGAGCGTCCTGATTCGGGCATTGACGTCGGCTCGGGTGCCAATCTGTACCCCGCCCTCACCCTGCTCCCGTGGTGCGGCGTGATGACCCTGTTCGAACGAGCCGAGACCAACGTCCAGTGGCTGGAACGCCAGATCCCCCGCTACGACGCCAACTGGGACGCGTTCTGGGACGTACTGTCCGAGCGGAGGCCCTACGCGGCCGTTGATGACCCGCGCCCGGCGCTGCGGCTTGCCGCCCACGTCAAGCAGGGCAACCTCTTCCATCTGCCCGAGCGGCGCTGGGGCATCGGAACGATGTTCTTCGTGGCCGAGTCGATGTCCACCTCGATCGAGGAGTTCCGGGAGGGCGTGCAGCGCTTCGCCGAGTGCCTGACGCCCGGTGCCCCCTACGCCGCCGCCTTCATGGAGGGCTCGCAGGGTTACTCGGTGGGTGACGAGTTCTTCCCCGCGTGCAGCGTCGATGCGAATGATGTGCGGGACAGTTTGGCGCCCTTCACGGAAGGCGATGTCCAGGTTTCCTCCATCGGAATTCCAGGGGATCCGCTCCGGGTCGGCTACGAAGGAATGATCGTGGCCTGCGGAAAGCGTAATTCCGCATAG